AACTGATTGAGGCCGCCCGCGTTGAAGGTGTCTCGGAACTACGGATCTTTTGGTACGTGGTGCTTCCGCTCATGCGTCCAGCCATTGCAGCTTTGTCAGTGCTCATCTTCACCTTCATCTGGAACGATTTCTTCTGGGCGACTGTGCTGGTTCAAGGCACTCACGCAATGCCAGTCACCGGCGGCATCATCTCTCTCAACGGGCAATGGGTTGCCCAATGGCATCTGGTCTCCGCAGGCTCCGTTGTGGCGGCCATGCCACCTGTCATCATGTTCTTCCTCATGCAAAAGCACTTCATTGCCGGGCTAACGCTGGGAGCAACGAAGGGGTGAGGCAAATACACAAACCTTAAGCAGCCTGTTCCAATTCATAGGGACACTCTGCTTAGGGTTTTCACCAGTGTTGGAGGCATTGCGAAAAATGCCAAGGTGCCTCCAGCTAATAATAACCATAAAAGGAAACAGGGGGCATAAATGAACCAAGTGGTATCGACAAATAACGACCTCCGTCAGATCACATCTGCAAGCAGCTGGATTGCCGTTGACTGGGGAACATCCAGTCTGCGGGCATGGCTGATAGACGAAAACGGAACAACGCAAAACCACGCAAAAACCACGCAAGGGGCTGGTACGCTTCAACCCTCTGAGTTTGAAGGGGTTTTGCTGGATTTGGTCGGAGACTGGCTCCCGAGCAACGCAAACCCAACGCAAGTGTACATTTGCGGCATGGCTGGCAGCCGTCAGGGCTGGACCGAAGCTGAATATGTGCCTGTCCCAACCAAACTGACAGAACTGCACACGCAGCTTGTTGCGCCAAAAACAACCAATGCCCGTATCCAGCCGTTCATAGTGCCGGGACTCTGCCAAAAATCAGCGGAACACCCGGATGTTATGCGCGGTGAGGAAACACTCCTGCTCGGTATTCTGGACGAGTTATCAAACAAATCCGGCGTGTTTTGTCTGCCCGGTACTCACAGCAAGTGGGTGGAGATGGAAGAGGGGACAATTACCCGAACCTCCACTTTCCTCAGCGGCGAGTTATTCGCGTTGATCGCAAAGCAGTCCATCCTGCGTCACTCTCTGGATACAGAGGCAGAATTGGACAAGGATGTATTCCTGTCCACGCTGGATCAACTGAAAAATCAGGAAGCTACATTGCTCGGAAACCTGTTTGGATTGCGGGCCGGGCAATTGCTGAACGGCACCAGCACCCAAGCTGGAGCCTCACGCCTCTCTGGACTTATTATCGGAACAGAGCTGCTTGGTATGTTGGCTAAATGCGGGAACAACCCTCCCAAAGAGGTGCATCTGGTCGGAGGAAGTGTTCTGGCCGAAACTTACGCCCTCGCTCTCCAGCATCTGGGTATCAAACCAACTTTGCATGATGCAGATAAAGCTGCACTCAAAGGACTTTCCGTTGTTAGAAAAGGCGCACAAAATGACAACAATTAAAAAACCCGCCCCACGCAACCTTATGGCTATCCTCCGTGGCGTGAAACCAACTGAAATTCTGGATATCGTAGAAGCGCTTATAGATGCAGGCTTTTCCAAGATCGAAGTGCCTCTCAATTCACCGGATGCGCTCACATCTATCTCCATGGCGCAGGAAAAATTCGGCAACCTATCCGCCATCGGAGCGGGCACAGTTTTAACCGCAGAGGCGGTAAAGCAGGTTCGCGCTGCTGGCGGAACGTTCATCGTCTCTCCCAACTACGATGAAGATGTTATCCGCACCACAAAAGCAGAAGGCATGGCCTCCTACCCCGGAGTTCTTACCCCTTCTGAATGTTTTGCAGCGCTCAAAGCAGGTGCTGATGCACTCAAGATTTTCCCGGCGTTTCAGGTCGGCGTAAAAGGAATACAGGCACTGCGTGCAGTGCTGCCCAAAGAGATGCTCGTCTATGCAGTTGGCGGAGTTGGCCCGGCTGAGTTTGCCGAATATGTATCAGCTGGCTGTCAGGGTTTTGGAATGGCCAGCAACCTTTACAAACCGGGTTACACAGCCGCGCAAGTAGCTGAACGGGCAAAAGAAATGGTAGCTGCCTATGATGCTTTGCAGCTCGGAGCCAATGCATGAGTGAGCCCTATGTATTTGCGGATACACAGTGCAGTTTAGGGGAGGGGCCTCTCTGGGCCCCCTCCCACAACGCTTTGTTCTGGGTCGATATCAACAACAATATGGTGTTGAGAAAAGGGATAAACGGCGCACTCAAAACATGGCAGTTCGACGAACCTATTTCCGCGTTTGCCCAAATTCCTGAAACCGGCGATCTGATGTTATCCTCTGCAACGGGACTGTACCGCTGGTCTCCAGAAAAGCACACCAGAGAACTTATCCACCTTGTTGAGGACCAAAATCCGGTCACCCGCTCCAATGATGGCCGCACAGATCGCAGCGGTGGATTCTGGATTTCCTCCATGGGTCACAAAGCTGAAAAGGGCGCCGGTAGCCTTTACCGCTTCTTCAAAGGGGAATTAGCCAAGGTATCTGGGGATATCACAATCCCGAATTCCCTTTGTTTCTCGCCAGATGGCTCGGTTGCGTACTTTTCCGACACGGTGACATCCCAGATCATCAAATGGTCACTAAATGCACAAACTGGCTTGCCAGAAGGACCAGCAGAGATATTTGCCGATATCTCCGGGACAGGATTTGGCCCCGACGGTTCCGTAGTTGATGCTGAGGGATATCTCTGGAACGCTCAATGGGGCGGCTACAGAGTCGTACGCTATAAACCAGATGGTTCTATTGATCGAATTGTTGAGGTAGACGCAAGTCAACCATCTTGTCCTGCGTTTGGTGGGCCAGACTACAAGACGCTGTATATTACCACGGCTCGTGAAAACCTGAGTGAGGAACAATTGACAAAAGAACCTCTCTCTGGCGCTGTTTTCGCAGTCTCCATTGACACTCCCGGTCTCCCGGACCCCGAACTGCAAATGTGATCATATGAGCGAAAAGAAACACTTAGGTATCTGCTACTATCCAGAACACTGGCCACAGGAGATGTGGGCGCAAGATGCCAAAGAAATGGCTGAGCTGGGCATTACCTATGTGCGGATCGCTGAATTTGCATGGTCACGGATAGAGCCGGAACCCGGGTCGTTCAAGTGGGAGTGGCTGGACAAGGCAATTGAGACCCTCGCAAGTGTGGGCCTCAGGCTCATCCTGTGTACACCCACAGCAACCCCGCCGCGTTGGATGGTGGATAAACACCCGGACATGCTCGCCCTTGATGAGAATGGCAACCAACGCAAGTTCGGTTCTCGTCGTCATTATTGCTTCTCGCATGAAGGATACAGATGGGAATCTCGCCGGATTACAGAAATCCTCGCAGAGCGGTACGGTAATCACCCTGCTGTTGCAGGTTGGCAGACGGATAATGAGTACGGGTGTCATGATACCGTGCGTTCATGGTCCCAGTCGGCCCACAAAGGCTTTCAACTCTGGTTGGCGCAAAAGTACGGCACGATCAATGCGTTAAACGAAGCTTGGGGCAATGTGTTCTGGTCTATGGAATATAACAGCTTCGAACAGGTCGACCTGCCATATCTGACGGTGACCGAAAGTAATCCATCACATAGACTTGATTTCAAAAGATATTCCTCCGATCAGGTTGCCGAATTCAACAGTGAACAGGTCGATATTCTGCGCAAGCTGTCGCCCGGTCGTTCGATCATCCATAACTTCATGGGCAACACGTTTTCCTTTGACCATTACAAAGTTGGCGACCAACTCGATATTTCCAGCTGGGACTGTTATCCCCTTGGATTCCATAGCCAATACCAAATGGAAAACCCGCTCGGTACGCCTGAAGGATACTGGGAAGACTACTTCCAGCAAGGCGATCCAGATTATCAGGGCTTCCACCATGATCTCTACCGCCAAGCCGGTCATGGCCGCCTCTGGATCATGGAGCTGCAACCCGGCCCCGTGAATTGGGCACCGTATAACCCGATCCCGCTCAACGGTATGGTGCGCCTGTGGAGTTGGGAAGCTTTCGCCCATGGTGCTGAAACAACAAGCTATTTCCGCTGGAGACAGGCTCCATTCGCACAAGAGCAGATGCATGCAGGTCTCAAGCAGACCGATAATAAACCAGCTCAGGCCTTCGTTGAGGCAGCTCAAGTTGCTAAGGAAATCGAAGCACTTGGCCCGTTCACACCCTGCGAAGCACCGGTTGCTCTGGTTGTTGACTATGAAAGTCACTGGGCACACGAAACCCAGCAGCAAGGTCAGGACTTTAGCTATTTTCGATTGGTACTGGGATACTACCGCGCGCTGCGCCAGAAAGGCGTGGATGTAGAAATCATACGTCCAGCCTCTCAGGATCTATCCCCCTACAAGCTTGTCATTGTCCCCGCGCTCTACGCTTTGAGTGAAGACCTTTCCGAGAATCTCACTGCTTATGTTGAGTTCGGAGGTGTCGTCCTCGGTGGTCCACGATTGGGACAAAAAGACAAAAACTACCAGATCTCTCAGAAAACTCTACGCCTTCCTAGCCCGTTTGAAACACTGGAAGTTCTGCGTGTTGGCACCGGTCCTAAAGAGTTTGTCACCGTGGTTTGCGATATGGCAGATCAGGAGCGTGGCAAGGCTCATGTCTGGCAGGAAGAGATTATCACGAGCTTGCCGGTGTTGTTTGAAGATACAAATAAGCAGCCCGTCTTTATGGGCGAAAACAACATCTACTACGTTTCTGCCTGGGCTGATCCTGCATTGATGAATTCTATTCTGGATGAAGTGTTTAAGGCAGCAAAAATAGAGAAGGTAGAACTGCCCAATGGATTGCGGAGAAGCAAGACATCCATAGGCACATTCTATTATAACTACTCGAAAAATAAGTGGAATTTGAAAGCGCTTCGCTTAGCTGAAGCTGCTGAATTGGATGGATTGGAGCTGCCTCCAGCAGGGGTTGCTCTGGTTCGGGAAGGAATAGACGAGCTATGACTGAAGCTCCAAAGAAAAGACTACGCTCACAAGAGTGGTTTGACTCACCAGAAAACCCGGATATGACCGCGCTGTATTTGGAGCGCTATCTAAACTACGGCATCACGAAGGAAGAGCTTCAATCGGGTCGTCCAATCATCGGCATTGCACAGACTGGCTCTGACTTATCACCCTGCAACCGTCACCACCTTGTTTTGGCAGAGCGCGTCCGCGAAGGTATTCGCGAGATGGGTGGTATTTGCTTTGAATTTCCGGTGCATCCTATTCAGGAAACCGGCAAGCGCCCAACAGCTGCTCTGGACCGGAATCTGGCCTACTTGGGTCTGGTCGAGACGCTCTACGGTTATCCCCTCGATGGTGTTGTGCTTACCATCGGGTGTGACAAGACCACGCCAGCGCTGCTGATGGCCGCATCTACAGTCAACCTTCCAGCAATTTGCTTAACGGTCGGCCCAATGCTCAACGGCTACCACAAAGGCGAACGCGCCGGATCCGGTACCGTGATCTGGAAAGCGCGTAAGCTGCTGGCCGCTGGTGAAATTGACTACGATGAATTCATGGATATGGCTGCCGCCTCTGCTCCCTCAGTAGGCTACTGCAACACCATGGGCACCGCATCCACCATGAACTCCCTTGCCGAAGCTCTCGGCATGAGTCTTCCGGGCTGTGCATCTATTCCCGCTCCATACCGCGAGCGCGGCCAGATATCCTACGAGACGGGCAAGCGTATTGTGCAGATGGTGCATGAAGATCAGAAGCCATCTGACATTCTGACCCGTGAAGCCTTTGAAAATGCGATTGCAGTAAATTCAGCAATTGGTGGCTCAACCAACGCGCCCATTCACCTCAACGCAATTGCACGCCACATCGGTGTTGAGCTCAACAACGCTGATTGGCAAAGCCACGGTCACAAAATACCTTTGCTCGCAAATGTGCAGCCAGCTGGACTTTATTTGTCAGAGGAGTTCCACCGCGCAGGCGGTATTCCGGCCATTTTCTCAGAGCTTATGAAGCACGGTCATATCCATAAAGATATGATGACTGTCTCTGGAAAAACCATA
The window above is part of the Pseudovibrio sp. Tun.PSC04-5.I4 genome. Proteins encoded here:
- a CDS encoding 2-dehydro-3-deoxygalactonokinase, with the translated sequence MNQVVSTNNDLRQITSASSWIAVDWGTSSLRAWLIDENGTTQNHAKTTQGAGTLQPSEFEGVLLDLVGDWLPSNANPTQVYICGMAGSRQGWTEAEYVPVPTKLTELHTQLVAPKTTNARIQPFIVPGLCQKSAEHPDVMRGEETLLLGILDELSNKSGVFCLPGTHSKWVEMEEGTITRTSTFLSGELFALIAKQSILRHSLDTEAELDKDVFLSTLDQLKNQEATLLGNLFGLRAGQLLNGTSTQAGASRLSGLIIGTELLGMLAKCGNNPPKEVHLVGGSVLAETYALALQHLGIKPTLHDADKAALKGLSVVRKGAQNDNN
- a CDS encoding 2-dehydro-3-deoxy-6-phosphogalactonate aldolase; this encodes MTTIKKPAPRNLMAILRGVKPTEILDIVEALIDAGFSKIEVPLNSPDALTSISMAQEKFGNLSAIGAGTVLTAEAVKQVRAAGGTFIVSPNYDEDVIRTTKAEGMASYPGVLTPSECFAALKAGADALKIFPAFQVGVKGIQALRAVLPKEMLVYAVGGVGPAEFAEYVSAGCQGFGMASNLYKPGYTAAQVAERAKEMVAAYDALQLGANA
- a CDS encoding SMP-30/gluconolactonase/LRE family protein is translated as MSEPYVFADTQCSLGEGPLWAPSHNALFWVDINNNMVLRKGINGALKTWQFDEPISAFAQIPETGDLMLSSATGLYRWSPEKHTRELIHLVEDQNPVTRSNDGRTDRSGGFWISSMGHKAEKGAGSLYRFFKGELAKVSGDITIPNSLCFSPDGSVAYFSDTVTSQIIKWSLNAQTGLPEGPAEIFADISGTGFGPDGSVVDAEGYLWNAQWGGYRVVRYKPDGSIDRIVEVDASQPSCPAFGGPDYKTLYITTARENLSEEQLTKEPLSGAVFAVSIDTPGLPDPELQM
- a CDS encoding beta-galactosidase; the encoded protein is MSEKKHLGICYYPEHWPQEMWAQDAKEMAELGITYVRIAEFAWSRIEPEPGSFKWEWLDKAIETLASVGLRLILCTPTATPPRWMVDKHPDMLALDENGNQRKFGSRRHYCFSHEGYRWESRRITEILAERYGNHPAVAGWQTDNEYGCHDTVRSWSQSAHKGFQLWLAQKYGTINALNEAWGNVFWSMEYNSFEQVDLPYLTVTESNPSHRLDFKRYSSDQVAEFNSEQVDILRKLSPGRSIIHNFMGNTFSFDHYKVGDQLDISSWDCYPLGFHSQYQMENPLGTPEGYWEDYFQQGDPDYQGFHHDLYRQAGHGRLWIMELQPGPVNWAPYNPIPLNGMVRLWSWEAFAHGAETTSYFRWRQAPFAQEQMHAGLKQTDNKPAQAFVEAAQVAKEIEALGPFTPCEAPVALVVDYESHWAHETQQQGQDFSYFRLVLGYYRALRQKGVDVEIIRPASQDLSPYKLVIVPALYALSEDLSENLTAYVEFGGVVLGGPRLGQKDKNYQISQKTLRLPSPFETLEVLRVGTGPKEFVTVVCDMADQERGKAHVWQEEIITSLPVLFEDTNKQPVFMGENNIYYVSAWADPALMNSILDEVFKAAKIEKVELPNGLRRSKTSIGTFYYNYSKNKWNLKALRLAEAAELDGLELPPAGVALVREGIDEL
- a CDS encoding IlvD/Edd family dehydratase, translated to MTEAPKKRLRSQEWFDSPENPDMTALYLERYLNYGITKEELQSGRPIIGIAQTGSDLSPCNRHHLVLAERVREGIREMGGICFEFPVHPIQETGKRPTAALDRNLAYLGLVETLYGYPLDGVVLTIGCDKTTPALLMAASTVNLPAICLTVGPMLNGYHKGERAGSGTVIWKARKLLAAGEIDYDEFMDMAAASAPSVGYCNTMGTASTMNSLAEALGMSLPGCASIPAPYRERGQISYETGKRIVQMVHEDQKPSDILTREAFENAIAVNSAIGGSTNAPIHLNAIARHIGVELNNADWQSHGHKIPLLANVQPAGLYLSEEFHRAGGIPAIFSELMKHGHIHKDMMTVSGKTIGENYGDSRVEDYDVIFSYDKPMMKDAGFLNLTGNLFRSAIMKTSVISKEFRARYLSNPDDLEAFEGKVVVFDGPEEYHNNINNEELGIDVNTILVIRGTGPVGYPGGAEVVNMQPPDALVKAGIDALPCIGDGRQSGTSGSPSILNASPEAAVMGSLALLRNGDRVRLDLNKGEANLLISDEELAVRKEELAAKGGYEFPGHQTPWQEIQRGLVDQFDEGMVLKPAVKYQRIAQKGLPRHSH